The nucleotide window ATTAGTGATTTATCTTAAttcctttatttaattttacttaGGTTTGATTGCATGTGATTATTAATGTAAAAATGAGTACAGTTGAGGCAATTGGAGGAAATAAGAGGGTGCAATCGATCATCAAAGAGCTCGTGTGCGTCGACTCCAACAAGCGCAAGTGATGGACGAATCTCGTCCCTTGATTTCTCCCCTAAGAGCTTAGAGAAGCATTGCCGTCCGATTGAAAACGTCATCATGGAGGCCGAAGCCAAAGGCACGTTGATTCAGAGACTCACCCACGTGGAGGACCGTGTCTTGAAGGTAATAATTCATAGGTGAACATTCATGTATTATCTTTACGGTGAAGTTTTGACGGTgaagttaaaatttattaaatattgagAGTTAAAAATCTCGTATAATTATTTactcaaatttattaaattatttaataatttttgataatttttgaGTAACAAGCataaaagtttttatttaactaataattcCACTTATGATTAATTTGTGtaacataaaaattgaaaaattgatttttaatatttaaaaatagggattaaataaattaaaggattaATTTggctgaaaaaaattaattaattgatagaTATTGATGAAGGTATGAATTTGTGTagaatgtatatatatttattttacaattttcttaattaaatttttattatttttatttatttattgcgCTCTCTGTCTTTTCTTTAATGTTGAGAATGTGTAACTGAAGAAAAACTATTTCTTATATAAATTCTTCGAAGTAGATAgttatttgaaagaaaaaacgAATTTCTTTCAACAAGGcaataatttatttctttttttttttattgaactaAAGCTTTGCTTGCAGTTGGAGGATGAATGGGAAGCGGAAAGGAAAATGGAACAAGAGAAAAAGATGAAGCagccaaaaaagaagaagggttTGAAACAACTAATGCAACAGTGTCTCAATGTTAGAGGGAAACATGATAAGAAGCAAGAAGGatcaatataataaatatcCTGTGTCTATAATAATTCTCTTTCTCTGGCGATATATACCTTTTTGGtctccttaatttcttttttttttttttggaatgcTCGAGAGTAATCATGCATGGCAGCTTGAGATTCTGATCGATTAATGAATTCAGTTCTGATGAGTTGTCATTAATAAATGATCATTGTATAAtggtttttatctttatataatgTATTGTCTCCAAATACAATCTCACTTTTTTGTAAACCAAATGACGCAATTTGTTGTGCCAGTAATCTCAGCTAAAAAATCAGTgaaatttatatacataacatATTAGATTACGGAGAATCTCTGTTAATTAATTGGTGAGGCCTCTGGTGTTCCAATAAGTAGTGGTTATGTTTAAAGGTTGACTACTGGTTGTTTAATAGATCAGATGATACGATAAGTAGATttattatcatatattattcaagaaaaatataaattgtaaaGAGAGAAGTGAAGTTTATTGCTATGACAAAAGGAAAAatgtaatataaaaaattgttcaTTTATGGGTTTTTGTAGTGAtcagattcaaacaagaaattaaattagaatgacaaattaaaaaatttatgtatgatgagcaaaaagaaaaacaaaaattcttgtaactttttgtttaaaaagaaaagcaatgagATGCGATGATAATGAAAAAGAGATAggatgataaatttatttaattttatttaaatattttatatctgaaatatacaaaaaatatttgtttatattataAACAAGACTAATAAGAAGATTttagataatattttatatgaaaaatctagttaaaataattaaatactaattatttacatatttttatttatttaagaatattttttttattcgtaacaaatttatatgttattaagatttatttttacattactatattattaaaatagagaGGTAGATGTTAATGAATaataactcaaatgacatagtcttCCATACTTAATTAAAATGTTGCGGATTTGAGTCTTCtatctttgataaaaaaattatagaaaggtagattatactaaaaaattatatttttattctttttgttatcagttattatatttttttttgggttggaTATTTGTGGCTCTCACTTCACTTCCTTACTTGGGATTTTACTCTATCTGTGAGTTGAAAATATCTTAATTCTAACCTTATTTACTCTTAACTCGCGGATATCCGATTCTATCCGCGagttatagaaaaaatatactattattatataacttgacgataattttaaaatagaattgatttttatataaaaaatatattaaattagcaattaatgattttttttagtagCTAAAGATCTTTTGTATTTAGTGAGAGGTTTTTGGTTTAATATCcacttaaaacatatttttatataagtatataatatatacatatatagagtACGGATTAATCGAGCCCGCACTTTATCCTATCCACACACAATTTCTACCCACATCCTACCTTATCCACTGCGGATTGAATTAATAACTCTACCCAACTGTATAAAATTGAATTGGTATCgatagataaaatatatattgccATTCCTACTTAAAATTCAaacaaattctaaaaatattaaaaaaattagttaagaaTCCCTATTATTTTGATTGTCAAACTATTTTCGGATGACACATTCTTTTGTAGTGGGGAAGTACCTACTTACTGCCAACAAGAAAAATACTACTCTAACGATAAATGATTAAGTCAATGCTCTACTTTACAAATATTATAGCCATgcttaaaattttagtaaatcaAGTATCGAAATctcttgtaaatatttttattattgtttagaCGTCAGATTGCTATATCCTAatccatttttattatttttagttttagataaattttggaataaaaactaaatttaataattaaaagaattgaaacaaataaaatatatatcaagtTTTGAAAATTGGTTCGAATTAATCGGTCAAACCAATCAAATTACAAattgatagaaaaaaattaggGATTTAAGAAagaatttggatcctctaaagtttgaatttcataaAGTGTGATTTTCTACTCTTGAatagtttctttttcatatttattcttgatctCACCTATAAAATCAATGGTAAAATATCAcactttattctttaaaataaaattcaaactttagaggatctaaATCCTTTAAAAAATCATCATTGGACTGTTGAACCGACCAAGAACTGCTTGGTCGAACCAAACTGCGATCCAATCGGTTTTCTAACTTTCTCCAAAATGGCAAACATGTAGCATTCCCGTCAGGCCATCATCTTCAACCTCGAGCTTCTCCTTCCTCTCATCGTCATCGAGCTCCTTCCTCACTTTCGTCCAGTCACCAGCAAGCTACTGCAGCTGTCACAACTTGAAGCTTCGAAACCACCGTCGCAACGTCATTCCTCTCCATTGTGCAGCCACCGTTTGAGCTTCGGAACCACCGTCCTTCCCGCCTGCCGTCGCCAGCTCTGTTCCACAGAATCAGCCCTTTGGTCGTACCCTGTCCAGCTCCCTCTCCATGTTCTGTTAGTATTTCAGAACATGCTCCAACCTAActatttagtttttgttttaatgATTAGGACATTGTTCCAGGTTTTGTTTTGTTAAATTCCAGTTCTTATTTGCAAAGTTTTAATTGttgttatattttgatttttcctgtTCTTGATTTGTTAAATTATTCATGCTGTTGATCTTAATATGATAAACTGTTCAGCTGAAACTTTGTACTTGTTTAGTAATAAGCGTGTATTTGATCATAATAGGGTGCTGCAAATTTGGAAGACAACAATTAGCTGGTTGTCTTACATCTTTATCTTTTTAGTTCCTCCGATCCTAATTTGTCATGTTATtgagtaattaaaaataaaatatttgaacaTTTAACATTTAATGGCCTACTAATTTGATACTGACACATCTATGGTAATGCCAATTTGTTGATTATTATGGAACTATACATGATTTAAAGATGTTTCGGACATCTTCCAGGGCATTTTGAAGTAGATGACGGTTCATATTTTCAGAGCAAGAAGACCACTGACCACTTCTACCACCTCGGTTGTCGAGAAATCATGGTGGAATCTTGCATCAGATGAAAAATGCTGAGAAAATTCGCAAAATAATCGTGGACATGCATATGCATAGGAAACAATTCCAAAGGCAGCAATTTGttagaatttggttgaattagtcccacattgcttaggatagcaaatggagtgggtggcctaggctataaatatgaggctaagttctccatttgtttttgcaccagtcagaaacactttaagcttgtatctgatttttcttttcctctgtactctttgattagagagtgttgtgaggtgtagttagatatttgctttgagagagtgtgggtatactggggtgccggtgagagaaagaagtctatgtgttgtaacaattttcacatagtgatattctctggttgtcatttgacaacggccgtggttttttctccggtaattggagtttccacgttaaattcttgtgttgtgattgtgtctattttatttctctgtcaaaggtgttttctcaagggggaatggtgtcttattcccaacaagtggtatcagagcttcggTTCGGTGGGGTTTATTCTTAGTATGCTCTGTGGTTGCAGCCTAGTCTGACCTTGCAAGTATAAGTCAATGATGTGTTGATACAATCAGGTTTGCACAAGGCGTTGAAGGAGAAGATCTCTGGTATGAAAGATGATGTTCTCTAGAAGACAAGAAGTATCCTTATGGTATTACCGCACTGCCATGGATAAGGATGAGTTGTGGCAATCGGGTCCACAATTGCACACGGACATTGGTTGGCGTTGAGAGGTGTGTGGCGGAGTTATGTCGATGGCTGAAGAACTTCCAGGAAAAGTCAATTTGGAAGTTGCACCATGAATTTTCAGCAAGGCTTCGATCTGTACCAAGGCGAAATGCTTGGAGTGGTCTAATTCCAAATGAGTATACTTTCATGGTGGAGTATGATAGTTCTCTGAACTATGATTGTCGGTATAGACAATGGCAGCAAAGAATTGTCGGTGTTGACAATGGAAGCTGAAGATGTGTGACTATTTCAATCAAGGTGGAGATTGttagaatttggttgaattagttccacattgcttaggatagcaaatggagtgggtggcctaggctataaatatgaggctaagttctccatttgtttttgcaccagtcaaaaacactttaagcttgtatctgatttttcttttcctctgtactctttgattagagagtgttgtgaggtgtagttagatatttgctttgagagagtgtgggtgtactagggtgccggtgttagagagaaagaagactatgtattgtaacaattttcacatagtgatattctctggttgcCATTTGGCAACGGCTGTGATTTTTTCTCCAGTAATTGGA belongs to Arachis duranensis cultivar V14167 chromosome 8, aradu.V14167.gnm2.J7QH, whole genome shotgun sequence and includes:
- the LOC107463010 gene encoding uncharacterized protein LOC107463010 isoform X1, with translation MATAEEPILSRIERLDNMLRQLEEIRGCNRSSKSSCASTPTSASDGRISSLDFSPKSLEKHCRPIENVIMEAEAKGTLIQRLTHVEDRVLKLCLQLEDEWEAERKMEQEKKMKQPKKKKGLKQLMQQCLNVRGKHDKKQEGSI
- the LOC107463010 gene encoding uncharacterized protein LOC107463010 isoform X2, translating into MATAEEPILSRIERLDNMLRQLEEIRGCNRSSKSSCASTPTSASDGRISSLDFSPKSLEKHCRPIENVIMEAEAKGTLIQRLTHVEDRVLKLEDEWEAERKMEQEKKMKQPKKKKGLKQLMQQCLNVRGKHDKKQEGSI